A region from the Pseudomonas sp. P8_229 genome encodes:
- a CDS encoding OprD family porin, with product MLNKRISLIALGMLSATQAMADGQAESKGFVEDSSLKVLLRNAYINRDYKDGNKDKSEWGQAAIGTFSSGFTQGTIGVGVDAFGLYALNLERSEDRSGAQGIDFFKKGDSGHPANDLSKGGAAVKFRLSNTVLTYGDQMPALPVLNYDNSRLLPESYTGTLITSKEIKGLQLDAGRFTAESRKSAEGRDSGGLKAINVLGGSYQFTEQFKAALYASDVEDVLKKQYVNANYVFPIDKDQSLTLDFNGYRTKLDDSYVRQSGATGDDNKIWSLAATFVTGPHSFTVAHQRSTGDSNLGYAYGGYQKDQGRVGDGGNTIYLANSYWSDFNAEDERSWQLGYGLDFGAFGVPGLSYNVAYVRGDNITTATTTGGTEREIFNQVKYVVQSGPAKDLSVKLRSSILRVSQKSADYNSSGNELRVFVDYPINIF from the coding sequence ATGTTGAACAAGCGTATCAGTCTGATCGCACTGGGGATGTTGAGTGCCACACAGGCCATGGCTGACGGCCAGGCCGAATCCAAGGGTTTTGTAGAAGACAGCAGCCTCAAAGTGCTGCTGCGCAATGCCTACATCAATCGTGATTACAAAGACGGCAACAAAGACAAATCCGAGTGGGGCCAAGCCGCCATCGGTACGTTCTCGTCCGGCTTCACCCAAGGCACCATCGGTGTGGGTGTGGATGCATTCGGTCTGTACGCGTTGAACCTGGAGCGCAGCGAAGATCGCAGCGGCGCACAAGGTATCGACTTCTTCAAGAAGGGCGACAGCGGCCACCCGGCCAACGACCTGTCCAAGGGTGGCGCGGCGGTCAAATTCCGCCTGTCCAACACCGTGCTGACCTACGGTGACCAGATGCCGGCCCTGCCGGTGCTGAACTACGACAACTCGCGTCTGCTGCCGGAAAGCTACACCGGTACCTTGATCACTTCCAAAGAGATCAAAGGCCTGCAACTGGACGCCGGTCGGTTCACTGCCGAATCGCGCAAGAGCGCTGAAGGCCGTGACAGCGGTGGTCTGAAGGCAATCAACGTATTGGGCGGTAGCTACCAGTTCACCGAACAGTTCAAGGCGGCGCTGTACGCTTCCGACGTTGAAGACGTGTTGAAGAAGCAATACGTGAACGCCAACTACGTATTCCCGATCGACAAGGATCAGTCCCTGACCCTGGACTTCAACGGCTATCGCACCAAGCTCGACGACTCCTATGTTCGTCAGAGCGGCGCTACCGGTGACGACAACAAGATCTGGAGCCTGGCAGCGACTTTCGTCACCGGCCCGCACTCGTTCACCGTGGCGCATCAGCGCTCCACCGGCGACAGCAACCTGGGCTACGCCTACGGTGGCTATCAGAAGGATCAAGGTCGCGTTGGTGACGGTGGCAACACTATCTACCTGGCCAACTCCTACTGGTCGGACTTCAACGCTGAAGACGAGCGCAGCTGGCAGTTGGGTTACGGCCTGGACTTCGGCGCATTCGGCGTACCGGGTCTGAGCTACAACGTCGCTTACGTGCGTGGCGACAATATCACCACCGCAACCACCACCGGTGGCACCGAGCGTGAAATCTTCAACCAGGTCAAATACGTCGTGCAAAGTGGCCCGGCCAAAGACCTGAGCGTGAAACTGCGCAGCTCGATCCTGCGTGTGTCGCAGAAATCCGCCGACTACAACAGCAGCGGCAACGAACTGCGTGTGTTCGTGGACTACCCGATCAACATCTTCTGA
- a CDS encoding 2OG-Fe dioxygenase family protein → MIVLNREVGESLRRDKYVNVQGGDFNLYGHFADFVRLTKSWENMEPDSYYGQAEAGMRYRRYSDFEYNPKTRELTQLEHRAYVQSKENNAYVGGVVRHFQDFSDEVITSPVMRSLIDTDFEVYKSVLPEELHDEIWQCQIHQIRIEIKPGKQLEITPEGIHCDGYPFSGVHFWGRNNVEGAESRLYDVHEHQLASTTYKEILDTTYFLDRDMRHYVTPARNTHTHAMAYRQILAISFSRPGTAFDIVR, encoded by the coding sequence ATGATCGTTTTGAACAGAGAAGTGGGCGAATCGCTACGGCGGGACAAGTATGTCAACGTCCAGGGTGGTGACTTCAATCTCTACGGTCATTTTGCCGACTTCGTCAGACTGACCAAAAGTTGGGAAAACATGGAGCCAGACAGTTACTACGGTCAGGCCGAAGCCGGCATGCGTTACCGTCGTTACAGCGACTTTGAGTACAACCCGAAAACCCGTGAACTGACGCAACTCGAGCATCGCGCGTACGTGCAGTCGAAAGAGAACAACGCCTACGTGGGCGGCGTTGTGCGGCACTTTCAGGACTTCTCCGATGAAGTGATCACTTCGCCGGTGATGCGCAGCCTGATCGACACCGATTTTGAAGTGTACAAAAGCGTGCTGCCGGAAGAGCTGCACGATGAAATCTGGCAGTGCCAGATCCATCAGATTCGCATCGAGATCAAACCCGGCAAACAATTGGAAATCACTCCGGAAGGGATTCACTGCGACGGCTATCCGTTCAGCGGTGTGCACTTCTGGGGGCGCAACAACGTCGAAGGTGCGGAAAGCCGTTTGTACGATGTGCACGAGCATCAACTGGCGTCGACCACCTACAAGGAAATCCTCGATACCACCTACTTCCTTGACCGCGACATGCGCCACTACGTGACCCCGGCGCGCAACACCCACACCCATGCCATGGCCTACCGGCAGATTCTGGCGATTTCCTTCTCGCGGCCCGGGACCGCTTTCGACATTGTTCGCTAA
- a CDS encoding GNAT family N-acetyltransferase yields the protein MERFFRQFDEVSFCEWQDAKCLRGVLIQKTTTAYLAFDVEGEIVGAVLGGMLGSRGTINHLAVSRRYRSQGVGQRLVEAASSDMKRVGVLRMFLFVDDANLAGKRFWTAQGFCEPHGERTFERDL from the coding sequence ATGGAGCGTTTCTTCCGCCAGTTCGACGAAGTGTCGTTCTGCGAGTGGCAGGACGCCAAATGCCTGCGCGGTGTATTGATCCAGAAAACCACCACGGCCTATCTGGCCTTCGACGTGGAAGGCGAAATCGTCGGTGCCGTACTTGGCGGCATGCTCGGCAGTCGCGGCACCATCAACCACCTCGCGGTCAGCCGGCGCTACCGCAGCCAGGGCGTCGGCCAGCGGCTGGTGGAAGCGGCGTCGTCCGACATGAAACGGGTCGGTGTATTACGGATGTTTCTGTTCGTCGACGATGCTAACCTCGCGGGCAAGCGATTCTGGACTGCCCAGGGTTTTTGCGAACCCCACGGCGAGCGGACATTTGAGAGGGATCTATGA
- a CDS encoding AzlC family ABC transporter permease — MNETSGNAPLMAAHQPSRTFAEASPVVAGYFTVSFVFGLMAVNAGLPMWLPVAMCLFVYAGASQFAALALISSGASLTTIVLTTFLINARHMLMSVYMAKALRALGLSRMERWAYAGGLTDESFAFHSVKLGTGAPVNIRYLIGFNLFCHTSWVLGGLLGAVCAQYASHLIKYQLDYALTAMMLYVLVSLCNTRNKLIAAAAAVACMGVLSLVGTSPFNVFIATFVGCGVGVCLTKRS, encoded by the coding sequence ATGAATGAAACGTCCGGCAATGCGCCGCTGATGGCTGCCCATCAGCCATCGCGCACGTTTGCCGAAGCCAGCCCGGTGGTGGCCGGTTATTTCACGGTGTCATTCGTGTTCGGGCTGATGGCGGTCAACGCCGGGCTGCCGATGTGGCTGCCGGTGGCGATGTGCTTGTTCGTCTACGCCGGCGCTTCGCAATTCGCCGCGCTGGCGCTGATCTCCAGCGGTGCTTCGCTGACCACCATCGTGCTGACCACGTTCCTGATCAATGCGCGGCACATGCTGATGTCGGTTTACATGGCCAAGGCCCTGCGTGCACTGGGGCTGAGCCGCATGGAGCGCTGGGCTTACGCTGGTGGCCTGACCGATGAGTCCTTTGCGTTTCACAGCGTCAAACTCGGCACCGGCGCGCCGGTCAATATCCGTTACCTGATCGGCTTCAACCTGTTCTGCCACACCTCCTGGGTGCTGGGCGGATTGCTGGGCGCGGTGTGTGCGCAATACGCTTCGCACCTGATCAAATATCAGCTCGACTACGCACTGACCGCGATGATGCTCTATGTGCTGGTGTCGCTGTGCAACACCCGCAACAAACTCATCGCCGCAGCGGCTGCCGTCGCCTGCATGGGCGTGCTGAGCCTGGTCGGCACTTCGCCGTTCAACGTATTCATCGCCACGTTTGTGGGCTGCGGAGTGGGTGTATGCCTGACCAAACGTTCCTGA
- a CDS encoding AzlD domain-containing protein, which translates to MPDQTFLILVVALMMAVTFLPRALPLQVNTEHWPPFVARALEYLPVAIVAAISLTPLLIKDQHLQLDRPEFYAAIPTLLCAYFSKNLFLSVAVGTAAYIALGSFM; encoded by the coding sequence ATGCCTGACCAAACGTTCCTGATCCTGGTAGTCGCGCTGATGATGGCCGTGACCTTCCTGCCACGCGCGCTGCCATTGCAAGTCAACACCGAGCACTGGCCGCCATTCGTTGCGCGGGCGCTGGAATACCTGCCGGTGGCGATCGTCGCTGCGATCAGCCTGACTCCCTTGTTGATCAAGGATCAGCACCTACAGCTCGACCGCCCGGAATTTTATGCAGCCATTCCGACGTTGTTATGTGCGTACTTCAGCAAAAACCTCTTTCTCAGTGTGGCGGTTGGGACGGCTGCGTACATTGCGCTCGGCTCGTTCATGTAG
- a CDS encoding LysR family transcriptional regulator, whose amino-acid sequence MDSRTLRNLMRIVQTGSLSAAAEHSCLTVQALAAQLNKVEEQFGFRLFRRSNKGLTLTPQGTELTPYMDKVLIATRQMEEKVEALKVPGQRTLKVALNNTLSSDFNRRMIGRLIEVFPDYQMEFSYAESMENLSKLKNEDFDLAVLIGPQRPGLPSIVLPDVQVQVVGAHCGQENDPLTLLGNKFQVRPAEDCPYSHSFLRFLDAGLGNHENGQRMVYSCSETLTLSLITQMDAVGMVSREAAQKNGLTIFPGFEDFLEVRLAVNNPNLSGKALNDVVDLPLHERAERNVRSRPNRHTEKEVFAEVRT is encoded by the coding sequence ATGGATAGCAGAACCTTACGCAACCTGATGCGCATCGTGCAGACCGGCTCGTTGTCGGCCGCAGCCGAGCATTCGTGCCTGACTGTGCAGGCCCTGGCCGCGCAGTTGAACAAGGTCGAAGAGCAGTTCGGTTTCCGCTTGTTTCGTCGTTCCAACAAAGGTCTGACGCTTACGCCGCAAGGCACGGAGCTCACGCCCTACATGGACAAAGTGCTGATTGCCACGCGACAGATGGAAGAAAAGGTCGAGGCGCTCAAGGTGCCGGGCCAGCGCACATTGAAGGTCGCGTTGAACAACACGTTGTCGTCTGACTTCAACCGGCGAATGATCGGACGCCTGATCGAGGTGTTTCCCGATTACCAGATGGAATTCAGCTACGCCGAGTCGATGGAAAACCTCAGCAAGCTGAAGAATGAAGACTTTGACCTTGCGGTGCTGATCGGCCCGCAGCGTCCGGGCTTGCCGAGTATCGTCCTGCCGGATGTGCAGGTGCAGGTGGTCGGTGCCCATTGCGGGCAGGAAAACGATCCGCTGACGTTGCTGGGCAACAAGTTTCAGGTGCGTCCCGCGGAAGATTGTCCGTATTCCCACAGCTTCCTGCGTTTTCTCGACGCCGGCCTGGGCAATCACGAGAACGGTCAGCGCATGGTCTATTCCTGCAGCGAAACCCTGACGCTGTCGTTGATCACCCAGATGGACGCGGTCGGCATGGTTTCCCGCGAGGCCGCGCAGAAGAACGGCCTGACGATTTTCCCCGGTTTCGAGGACTTCCTCGAAGTGCGCCTGGCGGTGAACAACCCGAACCTGTCAGGCAAGGCCTTGAACGACGTGGTCGATCTGCCGCTACATGAACGAGCCGAGCGCAATGTACGCAGCCGTCCCAACCGCCACACTGAGAAAGAGGTTTTTGCTGAAGTACGCACATAA
- a CDS encoding MbcA/ParS/Xre antitoxin family protein — translation MPTSSPAPTPREQLDVPEAGRVALKFFFNLMERWGCNAEQQRTLLGGVGNTTFYKYKHLPPNIRLPHDTLERISYLMGIHKALSIIFSNSRERAYTWVSSPNTAAPFNGRTALDYMLAGRVVDIADVRRYLDGVRG, via the coding sequence GTGCCTACCTCATCCCCAGCGCCCACCCCGCGTGAACAACTCGACGTCCCGGAAGCCGGGCGCGTTGCGTTGAAGTTCTTCTTCAACCTCATGGAGCGCTGGGGCTGCAACGCCGAGCAGCAGCGCACGCTGCTGGGTGGCGTCGGCAACACCACGTTCTACAAGTACAAACACCTGCCGCCGAACATTCGCCTGCCGCATGACACCCTGGAGCGCATCTCGTACCTGATGGGTATTCACAAGGCGTTGAGCATCATCTTCAGCAACAGCCGCGAGCGCGCCTACACGTGGGTCAGCAGTCCAAACACGGCTGCACCATTCAATGGCCGAACGGCGCTGGATTACATGCTGGCGGGGAGGGTGGTCGACATTGCCGACGTGCGCCGCTACCTCGACGGGGTGCGCGGTTGA
- a CDS encoding RES family NAD+ phosphorylase: MRAPSLAEPQWPKAYRIVNSSFPPIALFEDVLDPEDLEIAYALEALTNDRLIEQAGVLARVRPEDRLSGPGSTPVMAAFTHIGKSSRFTDGTFGVYYAASSQAAAIAETCYHQERFLAATHEADLELTMRTYVNRVVKPLHDVRDGFAHLHQPDPEAYGPSQAFARQLRESESWGLLYNSVRLPGHECVAAFRPPAVSIPKQGKHLRYVWSASQRRISFVFEISQV, translated from the coding sequence TTGAGGGCCCCGTCGCTGGCCGAGCCGCAATGGCCCAAGGCCTACCGGATCGTCAACAGCAGCTTCCCGCCGATTGCGCTGTTCGAAGACGTGCTCGACCCCGAAGACCTGGAAATCGCCTACGCCCTGGAAGCGCTGACCAATGATCGCCTGATCGAGCAGGCCGGCGTCCTCGCCCGCGTGCGCCCTGAAGACCGTCTCTCTGGCCCCGGTTCCACCCCGGTGATGGCGGCGTTTACCCACATCGGCAAAAGCAGCCGCTTCACCGATGGCACCTTCGGCGTCTACTACGCCGCCAGCAGCCAGGCCGCGGCCATCGCCGAAACTTGCTATCACCAGGAACGTTTCCTCGCGGCCACCCACGAAGCGGATCTTGAGCTGACCATGCGGACTTACGTCAATCGCGTGGTTAAACCGCTGCACGATGTTCGTGATGGTTTTGCACATTTGCATCAACCCGATCCGGAAGCTTATGGCCCGTCACAGGCGTTTGCCCGACAGCTGCGCGAGTCTGAATCGTGGGGACTGCTCTACAACAGCGTCCGCCTGCCGGGTCATGAATGTGTTGCCGCGTTCCGCCCGCCGGCGGTGTCGATTCCGAAGCAGGGCAAGCATTTGCGTTATGTGTGGAGTGCGAGTCAGAGAAGGATTTCGTTTGTGTTTGAGATTAGTCAGGTTTGA
- a CDS encoding tyrosine-type recombinase/integrase, which produces MTEMEAYAVKTRQSEPVGSRGKGTLLLERKASGAIQAYYRERTSDSDKRLPLGTLAKKPRVGTDEQSLDGIRAQAMRISVEVAVAGGIAKYLESISEQQAAAAVSREAAAALEEADRLERLRLAEIEASRGSFHDLFQDYIESRRIKATPGVVKELERLLKTNMQEPHPEVMRMKARDIRADHILTILNPIWERGSKVQADRMRSFLVAAFNHGLTAESVVGRSNAKIYSLEINPAAMVKVDKVSAPVERSLSDTELKRFWDTVESTAGIGPVMGLLFKFVISTGGQRIKNLIETTWADYDLDAGTVLLIHRKGRGGQTMSRPHLVPLSDRAITIMRQVREINGDHPWPWTTHGKQPFVISSPTHAVADWLDSKHSLIDGVKIPAFSPRDLRRTCTQLMQKHGVDDRLSDLLQAHGQTGVVSRHYRNNPEAALPEKRRAIELFDQALAKALGESQGVGNVLSISRRKKKSNSMS; this is translated from the coding sequence ATGACCGAGATGGAAGCCTATGCGGTAAAGACTCGTCAGTCGGAGCCGGTCGGCTCTCGCGGAAAGGGGACTTTGCTGCTCGAGCGTAAAGCTTCCGGAGCGATTCAGGCCTACTACCGTGAACGCACCTCTGATAGCGACAAGCGTCTGCCTCTCGGGACGCTGGCGAAGAAGCCGCGTGTGGGTACAGACGAGCAAAGCTTGGATGGCATTCGCGCGCAGGCGATGCGCATTTCAGTTGAGGTCGCAGTTGCGGGTGGTATAGCGAAGTACTTGGAGAGCATATCTGAACAGCAGGCCGCGGCCGCGGTTAGTCGAGAAGCTGCAGCTGCATTAGAGGAAGCGGACCGGCTGGAGCGTCTACGCCTGGCGGAAATTGAGGCGTCCCGCGGAAGTTTTCACGATCTGTTTCAAGACTACATTGAGTCGCGTCGGATCAAGGCAACACCAGGCGTCGTGAAGGAGTTAGAGCGTCTTCTCAAGACCAACATGCAGGAGCCTCACCCGGAGGTGATGAGGATGAAGGCTCGGGATATTAGGGCTGATCATATCCTCACCATCCTCAATCCGATTTGGGAGCGTGGCTCCAAAGTGCAGGCGGATCGTATGCGTTCGTTCTTGGTTGCGGCATTCAATCATGGGCTCACGGCGGAGAGCGTGGTCGGCCGCTCCAATGCGAAAATTTATAGCCTCGAAATCAACCCTGCAGCAATGGTAAAGGTCGATAAAGTCTCGGCTCCTGTCGAACGTTCATTGTCTGACACTGAGCTGAAGCGATTTTGGGATACGGTTGAGAGTACGGCCGGTATCGGTCCGGTTATGGGGCTGCTATTTAAATTTGTCATTTCGACTGGCGGCCAGCGTATCAAGAATCTGATCGAAACCACTTGGGCTGACTATGATCTGGACGCCGGTACGGTGCTATTAATCCACCGCAAGGGAAGAGGAGGTCAGACCATGAGTCGGCCGCACCTGGTTCCGCTATCTGACCGGGCCATTACCATCATGCGCCAAGTGCGGGAAATCAATGGTGACCATCCATGGCCTTGGACGACACATGGTAAACAGCCCTTCGTAATTAGTAGTCCTACTCATGCCGTAGCAGACTGGCTTGATTCCAAGCATTCCCTAATCGATGGTGTGAAGATCCCTGCATTCTCTCCCAGAGACCTGCGCCGGACCTGCACACAGCTTATGCAAAAGCACGGTGTTGACGATCGGTTGTCGGATCTCCTTCAGGCTCATGGCCAGACAGGTGTTGTATCTCGGCACTATCGAAACAATCCTGAAGCGGCGCTGCCAGAGAAGCGTCGAGCTATCGAGCTCTTCGACCAAGCATTAGCTAAAGCGTTAGGAGAATCCCAGGGCGTTGGGAATGTACTTTCGATCTCGCGTCGGAAAAAGAAATCCAACTCAATGTCCTGA
- a CDS encoding helix-turn-helix domain-containing protein encodes MEKILPSEMSCSAQTNNNTSGSAQRMRLLAYLSQHGSINTFQAIALLNILRPGARIAELRAQGHGIVTHLSTLKDDHGRDHQKVATYYLSAGPVQKVAS; translated from the coding sequence ATGGAAAAAATCCTTCCTTCCGAGATGAGTTGCTCAGCGCAAACCAATAACAACACCAGTGGTAGCGCCCAGCGCATGCGCCTCTTGGCGTATCTGAGCCAGCATGGCTCGATCAATACCTTCCAAGCCATCGCTCTATTGAACATTCTGCGACCGGGAGCGCGCATTGCTGAGTTGCGTGCGCAGGGGCATGGCATCGTTACCCACCTGAGTACGCTGAAAGATGACCACGGTCGCGATCACCAGAAGGTTGCAACCTATTACCTGAGCGCTGGCCCGGTGCAGAAGGTGGCGTCATGA
- a CDS encoding Rha family transcriptional regulator has translation MTAKIFKTTGEGSTGNPRIILAAYQGELRVDSRVLADQLDNKHKNSIALIERYLIKFKEFGLLAFQTEARPVGRHGGGDVRFALLNEDQAFFLLSLSRNTDRVVELKASLIVAFREARYGYASRTLLARKNEASISGRRLANWRYDKPGVYAHVAHLREQLKLPIDVEDLRP, from the coding sequence ATGACGGCGAAGATCTTCAAAACGACGGGAGAGGGTAGTACGGGAAATCCCCGCATTATCCTCGCTGCGTATCAGGGTGAACTTCGCGTCGACAGCCGCGTGCTGGCCGACCAGTTGGACAACAAACACAAGAACTCCATCGCGCTGATCGAGCGCTACCTGATTAAGTTCAAAGAGTTCGGCTTGCTGGCGTTTCAAACGGAGGCAAGACCGGTGGGCCGGCATGGCGGTGGAGATGTTAGGTTCGCCCTCCTCAATGAGGATCAAGCATTCTTCCTGCTGTCGCTGTCCCGCAACACGGACCGCGTCGTGGAACTAAAAGCGAGCCTCATCGTGGCTTTTCGTGAAGCCCGATATGGGTACGCCTCCCGGACGCTGTTAGCCCGCAAGAACGAAGCCAGCATCAGTGGTCGCAGGCTGGCGAACTGGCGCTATGACAAACCAGGCGTGTACGCCCACGTCGCCCATCTGAGAGAACAGCTGAAGCTGCCGATCGACGTGGAGGACTTGCGCCCATGA
- a CDS encoding toprim domain-containing protein: protein MTDAAILFRDALQAVYGQLDWLPVADGTIHRFRVPEDKPGSLNGWYVLYLDGIASGAFGSWKAGGASTWCSREPVDARESAQVRERVELARRQREADQRQRHERAAAKANHWWRNARRASPDHSYLVAKGVRSYGLRQRGAELLVPLYLDGQLVNLQRIAPDGEKRFLFGGRIKGTYSPLGIIEPDSVLCICEGWATAASLHQHGGYVVAAAMNAGNLLPAATALRARYPDQPIVIAGDDDRLTDGNPGRAAANAAAAAVGGQVAFPEWPEGAPDDLTDFNDLANWKLAHVQA, encoded by the coding sequence ATGACTGACGCAGCGATTCTTTTCCGTGATGCGCTTCAGGCTGTCTATGGCCAGCTCGACTGGCTTCCCGTAGCCGACGGCACTATCCACCGGTTCCGTGTACCGGAGGACAAGCCCGGCTCACTCAACGGCTGGTACGTGCTGTATCTGGATGGCATCGCGTCCGGAGCGTTCGGCAGTTGGAAGGCCGGAGGCGCCAGTACCTGGTGCAGTCGCGAACCGGTGGACGCTCGCGAATCGGCCCAGGTCCGCGAACGTGTTGAGCTGGCCAGGCGCCAGCGAGAGGCCGACCAGCGCCAACGCCATGAGCGAGCGGCGGCAAAGGCCAATCACTGGTGGCGCAACGCGCGCCGCGCATCACCAGATCATTCGTATCTGGTGGCGAAGGGCGTTCGCTCCTACGGCTTGCGCCAGCGTGGGGCTGAACTACTCGTTCCGCTGTACCTGGACGGTCAGTTGGTCAACCTGCAACGAATTGCTCCGGACGGCGAAAAGCGCTTCCTGTTCGGCGGCCGGATCAAGGGCACCTATTCGCCGTTGGGCATCATCGAGCCAGATTCTGTGCTTTGCATCTGCGAAGGGTGGGCGACGGCCGCCAGCCTCCACCAGCACGGCGGCTATGTCGTTGCTGCGGCTATGAACGCGGGTAACTTGCTCCCAGCGGCGACGGCCCTTCGTGCTCGCTACCCGGACCAGCCAATCGTAATCGCCGGCGACGACGACCGGCTCACCGATGGCAACCCGGGGCGCGCAGCGGCAAACGCAGCGGCGGCAGCCGTGGGTGGTCAAGTGGCTTTTCCTGAGTGGCCGGAAGGCGCCCCCGATGACCTCACCGACTTCAACGACCTCGCCAACTGGAAGCTCGCCCATGTCCAAGCCTGA
- a CDS encoding DUF927 domain-containing protein, with protein sequence MSKPDTNVINLRPDAATIAPDRPCWAVYEHWVINEKGRKLRPGVYWHSFKRSAADQDDAEGDTGDRPINDEWISSPVTVVARTTNSDDGSEGRLLRLVTESGIKEWIIAMEVFGGSGEDARRALFGMGAIIALKKRGTFMEYLLDQHPAEVFATTSRPGWHESGAFVLPGRTIGSDRVRYQASNKAQVLFSRRGELARWQTEVAAKCAGNPVLTLAIGCSLAGPLLSLVGVLGGGVHLVGDSSSGKSLAQLIGSSVWGDPGVFAASWDMTKGGLEIEASSRNDTILPLDEIKRADPKRVQEMAYSLANGQGKGTMTREREGRAKLSWRLLTLSSGERSLSEHAAISGNAAHAGAELRMVDVNAGTRTHRAFDELHGLEGADFHRQLTVAVGAHHGHLGPAFVEKLLASDDQAGLLEDFARVRASFVEDNAQAGRVADRFGVIALAGEMAIAYGLLPWKPGTALADCRLLYGEWLSRVGSGNAEDRQILAGILDFIDRHGSSRFSNVDDVTPDTKVFNRAGYWELTGNNRLYLFNKPALIEAAHGYGLSRIIKALEGANVLARRDNERKTKNYRLPGGGQARLYVVDPEAMDREGGGV encoded by the coding sequence ATGTCCAAGCCTGACACCAACGTGATCAACCTTCGGCCGGACGCCGCGACCATAGCTCCAGATCGCCCCTGCTGGGCGGTGTATGAGCATTGGGTGATCAATGAGAAAGGCCGCAAGCTGCGCCCCGGCGTTTACTGGCACAGCTTCAAACGCAGCGCCGCCGATCAAGATGACGCTGAGGGCGATACCGGCGACCGGCCTATCAATGATGAGTGGATCTCCAGCCCCGTCACCGTCGTAGCTCGCACAACCAACAGTGACGATGGCAGCGAAGGCCGTTTGCTGCGCCTGGTCACAGAGAGCGGTATCAAGGAATGGATCATCGCCATGGAAGTGTTCGGCGGCAGCGGCGAGGACGCCCGGCGTGCATTGTTCGGCATGGGCGCCATTATCGCCCTCAAGAAACGCGGCACGTTCATGGAGTACCTGCTCGACCAGCATCCTGCAGAAGTGTTCGCCACCACCAGCAGGCCGGGTTGGCATGAATCGGGCGCGTTCGTGTTGCCCGGGCGGACGATCGGCAGCGACAGAGTGCGATACCAGGCTAGCAACAAGGCGCAAGTTCTTTTCAGCCGCCGCGGCGAGCTGGCGCGATGGCAAACGGAAGTGGCCGCAAAGTGCGCCGGCAACCCGGTGCTGACACTGGCGATCGGCTGTTCGCTGGCCGGCCCTTTGCTGAGTTTGGTCGGCGTGCTGGGCGGTGGTGTTCACCTGGTGGGCGACAGCTCCAGTGGCAAGTCGCTGGCGCAGTTGATCGGCTCGTCGGTGTGGGGTGACCCGGGCGTCTTCGCCGCCAGCTGGGACATGACCAAGGGTGGCCTTGAGATCGAGGCGTCGAGCCGAAACGACACCATTCTGCCGCTGGATGAGATCAAGCGCGCCGACCCGAAACGGGTACAGGAAATGGCCTACTCCCTCGCCAACGGCCAGGGCAAAGGCACCATGACCCGGGAGCGTGAGGGTCGGGCCAAATTGAGCTGGCGCCTGTTAACCCTTTCCAGCGGCGAGCGCTCACTCTCCGAGCACGCCGCCATATCCGGCAATGCTGCCCATGCTGGCGCCGAGTTGCGCATGGTCGACGTGAACGCCGGCACCCGCACGCATCGGGCTTTTGATGAGTTGCACGGCCTGGAGGGCGCGGACTTTCACCGCCAGCTCACCGTGGCGGTCGGCGCCCACCACGGCCACCTCGGACCAGCGTTCGTCGAGAAGCTGCTCGCCAGCGACGACCAGGCCGGGCTACTCGAAGACTTCGCCCGCGTGCGCGCCAGCTTCGTCGAAGACAACGCTCAGGCCGGCCGAGTGGCTGACCGTTTCGGGGTGATCGCGCTGGCGGGCGAGATGGCCATCGCCTACGGCCTACTGCCATGGAAACCGGGCACCGCCCTCGCCGATTGCCGCTTGCTCTATGGCGAGTGGCTGAGCCGGGTGGGCAGCGGGAATGCTGAAGACCGGCAGATCCTCGCCGGTATTCTCGACTTCATCGATCGCCATGGCAGTAGCCGCTTCTCCAATGTCGATGACGTGACGCCTGACACCAAGGTATTCAACCGCGCCGGCTATTGGGAGCTGACGGGCAATAACCGCCTGTACCTGTTCAACAAGCCGGCACTGATCGAGGCCGCCCACGGCTACGGCCTGTCTCGCATCATCAAAGCGCTGGAGGGCGCGAACGTCCTCGCACGCCGCGACAACGAACGCAAAACCAAAAACTACCGGCTCCCCGGCGGTGGTCAGGCACGCCTGTACGTGGTCGATCCCGAGGCAATGGACCGCGAAGGGGGTGGTGTATGA